From the Bacteroidia bacterium genome, the window CATTTTTTGGCAAACTCCGAAAAACCAAAACTAATGGCACTCTGATTATAAAAATACCATGAGCTGCCTGTAGAATTACCGGGCATGCCATCTTTTCCGGGTTGATTTTGAAATTGGCTAAACTGCATGTTTGACTGCTCTTCCTGCTCTTTGGCTTTGGCCGCTTCCTCCTCTTGTTTTTTACGCAATGACTCGGCCTCTTCTTCAGCAATGATATTGTCAATTCGTGAATATTGTTCTGTTTCTGAAAGTGCTCCCAAGGTTAGTAAACTATCCTCATGTGAAATTATATTCAGGTTTTTTATCAATCGCGACAGATTGTTTTTTTTATTCTGAATCAATGCATAATCCGGATAGTCAGAAGCAATGTTGGTAGCCGCGCTGTCATAATATAATTGTGCTGCACGGAAGTCAAGTTTGCGGAAACTTATTTCTCCCATTTCCAGGTATGATATGCCTTTTTGATTGGTGTTGTTGGTACTTGATGCTACGGACTTCTTTAAAAACTGAAATGCCTCAGTAGTATCTTTTTCTCGCATAGAAATTCCACTCAAAGCATAATAAATCTGATCAAGATAATCTTTGTTTTTTTCATCCTTCAACATCTTGTTCAGCTCATCTTTTACCTGTTGTGCATCGGCACTGTTTATATCAAATGAACGTGCTCTGTTGATTTTTGCATTAAAGGCCATTTCATACTCGGGATTCATCTTGATTACCTTACGAAAAATTGCAAAAGCTTTATCGTTCGAATCAACTTTCTGATATATCTGTGCAAGAATATAATTGTAACGGATTTGGTCAGCTCTCTTGGTAGCCAGTTCCGCAGCCTTGGTTAATTGTTCAATAGCTTTGGGGTAGTTTTCTTTTTTCAGATAAAAATCTGAAGCAACAGCAGCAAAGAGAGGTTTGTATTTTGAAGGTAATTGTTTTTCATTTTTTAAATAGTCGAGCATATATTCTGCATCAGCCATTTTGCCTAACTGCATTTGCGTTTGCATCTGCCAGATTAAGCCATCAAATCTTTTTGGATTGTCTTTATACGTAGAAGCAACATATTGAAAGGTCTCTAATGCAGTCCAGAAATCATGTTTAAGAAATTGTGCTTTCCCGATTATCATGTAGTTGTCCGGTATCCAGCGACAGCGTTCTTTGCCATTAATAAACATAGAGTGTCGTTGAATAACAATAGAGCTTTTCTTGATAGCTTCATCCATGTCCGGATAAATGGTTTTGGCTTTATCGTCAGTAGAATATTTAAAAACATCAAGCACACGGTCGTAATGATCAATATGTGTTGCTGCTAAAGTTTTTGTGCCTTCTTTCACTCTTTCGCGAGCATTAAAATAGCCGTTGTAATGTGCAGTAAGGTTATGATAAGCCCTGTTAATTACAGTGTTCTTTTGTGTTGAACATGCTGATAGAAACAGTGTAAGGATGATAAAATATTTTACGTGATTGGATGATTTCAAAACAATATGAATGTTGCGATATATATTAACTTTTTCCAGCGAAAATTATTGCTCGTTTAATTATTACGATATTTGCGCCATTAAGAAGGCAAACATAACAATACTTTTTTGTTTAAACAACGCATGGCCAAGGCATCAGGCAAAGAAAGAGTTAAACTGAGTACCAAACTCCGCAACAAATTCCGGTTAGTTATTATGAATGACGAAACCCTGGAAGAAAAGGCCTCTTTGCTGCTTTCACCCATCAATGTGGTGGTAGTGGTGGGCATTATTATCATTACCCTCATAACAGCCACAACCTATATTATTGCCTTTACTCCACTGCGTGAATATATTCCGGGATATACAGACGTTAAAGTTAAAAGGGCAGCTATCGAAAGTCTTATCCGTACCGATTCATTGCAAAAACAGGTGTCAGCACAAGATTTATACATTCAGAATCTGCAAAATCTTATAACCGGTCAATCACAAAAAACAGTTTCGCTGGATACCGTTTCGGTACCACAGCTTTATGACACTATTAAGCAATTGCTTCATTCCGAAGAGGATTCTTTGTTACGAAGCCAAATAGAATCACCGCAGGATTACAGTTTAACGTTGAACGCAGGAACAACCAAAGGATCTATTGCCAACTTTTACTTTTTTGCTCCATTAAAAGGGGCAATAACAACACGATTTAATCCAACAGAAAAGCACTTTGGTGTTGACGTAGTTGCCGGTCCCGATGCTGTTATAAAAAGTGCTATGGATGGAACGGTGGTCATTGCAGAATGGACTTCACAGGCCGGCTATGTCATAGCCATTCAACACAGCAACAATATGTTTTCTGTTTACAAACATAATTCTGCACTGCTTAAAAAGGTGGGTAATGTGGTGAAAGCCGGTGAAGTTATTGCTATTGTAGGCAACTCGGGCGAATTGAGCAACGGGCCGCATTTGCATTTTGAACTTTGGTACAATGGTGCACCTGTTGACCCTACAGATTATATTGCTTTTGAATAATTACAAAAGATTAAAGTAGTTATTTTCAGAAAGTATTTTTTCAATCAGCCGTGGGTGTGGGTAATTATTTTTGAAATCATCGGCACGAACAGCTTTTAGTTGAGGAAATTTTTTTAGTGATATGCGTTTATCCAATTGTGCAACAATGTATGATGCATGAATGTGTTGATGTGTCAGTTTATGTATATGAAGTCTGCCTGATTCATATTTTTTAATACCATAGTTTTTTATAAAATTGCTGATAGAGGCCGATGATATTTTTGTTTTGGTTTCATGTAAAGGAAATTCATAAAGATTTTTCCAGATGTCGTTGCCATTGCGTTGTCTGATATAAAATTGGTCTTTATAAATTATAATTACATAACAAAAGTGACGCTCTTTGATTTTAAGCTTCTTGCTTTTTATTGGAAAATTAAGTTGTTGCTTTTGCTGATACGCCAAACAATGACTATGCAAAGGACATATTTCGCACTTTGGATTTCGTGGTGTACAAACCAATGCACCAAGTTCCATCATTGCCTGATTGTGTAAGCCGGGAAATTTTTTGTTGCCAATACTATTGGCTAATTGCTGAAATACTTTTTTTCCTTGGGTGCTATTAGGAGTTGTTTTTTCTGCAAACAATCGTGACAATACACGAGCAACATTACCATCAACAGCAAAAACAGGCTCATTAAAGGCAATTGAAGCGATAGCTGCTGCGGTATAATCACCTACACCTTTTAGTTTTTTAAGATCAAAGTAGTTTGAAGGAAAGTTGCCGTGAAGTATTTTGGTAATATGTTGTGCTGTGGCCAAAAGATTTCGCCCTCTTGAATAATAGCCTAATCCCTGCCATAATTTAAGCACTTCGGTTTCAGATGCTTTAGCAAGATGTTTCACTGTTGGAAATACTTCTAAAAAGCGTTTATAATAAGGCAGGCCTTGTTCTACCCTTGTCTGCTGAAGTATAACTTCGCTCAGCCAAATTTTATAAGCATCGTTAGTACTTCGAAAAGGCAACTCGCGCTTGTTGCGTACATACCATAAAATAAGTTTGTTTGAAATATTCATTTGCTTTGGCAAAGAAAGTCATTATAAAAAATAATTAAGGTTTAAATTTAACAGACAATTCTGTAACAGCTAAATTTACTTATCATTGCCCTCGCTTATGGTTATGAAATTAGTTAAGGACATACATTCACTTTCTCAACTTATTAATAGTAAGAAGCAAGAGAAAATCAGCATTGGTTTTGTACCAACTATGGGCGCATTACACGAAGGACATGTTTCGTTGATTAAACAATCGCTGCTTGAAAACAATTTTACAATAACCAGCATATTTGTAAATCCATTACAGTTTAATAATCCTGATGATTTAAAAAAATATCCACGTACATTAGATTCAGATATTCAAATGCTCGAACTGGCAGGTTGTAATGCCTTGTTTGTACCGGAAGCATCAGAAGTTTACAGTAAAGATGAAAAACCTTTACAATTTGATTTGCACAATCTTGCAAATGTTATGGAAGGCAAATTTCGTCCGGGACATTTTACCGGAGTGATAACTATTGTTCACAAACTGTTTTTATGGATTAAACCTGATTTTGCTTATTTCGGAGAAAAGGATTTCCAGCAACTTGCCGTAATCAGAAAAATGGCTGATGCATTGCATCCAGATATTGTAGTAAAAGGCTGCCCTACAATTCGTGAAACCAATGGTCTTGCCATGAGTTCGCGCAATGTCAGATTAAGCAAATCAGTTCGCAATGATGCAAGTATAATTTACAAGGCAATGCAACATGCCAGACAACTGAAAAACGTAATGCCTGTTGACGAAGTTTGTTTGAAAGTAAGAAGTATGATTGAAGAAGTAGCTCCTTTTAAAGTAGAGTATGTTGAAATTGCAGATGCTGTAAACTTACAGTCGCTACAACAATGGTCGGACTCACAGTCGCCACGAATTTTTATTGCCGTTTTTGCTAATGATGTCAGACTGATTGATAATGCAGCGTTGTAAATAGCTACACCGTGCAATGTCGAGCAAAGACACCTAACGGAAGTCGTGCTCCGGTAGTGCTTTGCAGAAAAATTTCACCTGTTTGTCGTTTAATGCTTTTACTAAAATGCTCGTCAAGCAGATTATCCAGAATTATTGATGAGAAACCAAGTGAATAGGTATTGAGAACAAGAAAATGGTTTTCTTCAAGCAACAGTTTAACGTTGGCAAGCATTTCATTAATTTCATCTTCTAATTTCCAGTTTTCACCATTTGGTCCATGGCCATAGGCAGGTGGATCTAAAATAATACCATGATATTTTTTACCGCGTTTTACTTCTCGTTTTACAAATGTCATGGCATCTTCAACTAACCAGCGTATGTTATCCAACCCACTCAGCGTCATGTTTTCTTTTGCCCAGGTTACAACCTGTTTTATAGAATCTAAATGAATAATATCGGCACCGGCAGCTTTAGCAGCAAGGGTTGATGCTCCGGTATAGGCGAAAAGATTAAGTAATTTAGGTTGCACTATATCTAGTTTCTTAACGGAATTGTAAATAAAATCCCAATTTACTGCTTGTTCAGGAAAAACACCTACATGTTTAAATGAGGTCAGTGCTAGTCTAAGTCGAATTTGTTTTTCATCAGGCAATGCATAGGAAATATGCCAGCGGTCGGGCATCTCTTTAATTTTTTTCCATGTACCTGACGAGCTGTTTTTTGCTTCAAACTTAACATGGGCTTTTTTTAACCAATCGGCTTCTTTTAATTGTCTGTTCCACACGGCTTGTGGTTCGGGTCTGATGGTAATGTACTGACCAAAACGCTCTAACTTTTCAAAGTTTCCGCTGTCAAGGAGTTCATAATCTTTAAAATTTTTCGGTGAAAGTAATTCCATGCAGAAGTTCATTTAAATACCTAAAAGTGATGTATTGGCAACCTTTTTATTCAGACTGCGTAAAAAGAAGGCAATATTAAGTCTAAAAAATGATAATTAACACATCAGAGCTGTCGGGTCGTAGCATACAAACCACAGCTAAAGTACCGTTAAAAATTCTATTAGTTGATGATATTCCGGCCAACTTGTTAACTCTCGAAGGTATTCTTGAAGATGAAAGCAGGATTCTGATAAAAGCTTTTTCCGGTAATGAGGCTTTAAAATTACTGATGGAAGAACCTATTGATTTGATCTTATTAGACATTCAAATGCCTGACATGGATGGCGTTGAGGTGGCACAATTGCTTCGTGCCAATCCAAAAACAAAGCATATTCCCATCATTTTTGTTTCTGCCATTGCCAAGAGTGAACGCCCCACACTCGAAGAGTTTGAAATAGGCTCGTTTGATTTTATTCCAAAGCCATTAGATATTGAAGAAACACAGAAAATAGTTTCAATCTTTGAATTTGGATGCCGCTATAAATTAAAATACAGAGAGCAGGAAGAAAAGTTGAAAAAACTGAACGAGCATCTTGATAAATTTCTTTACATCCTTTCGCATGACTTAAACGCACCATTGCGTGCCATTGAGAATTTAGTACAGTGGCTTGAAGAAGATTTGCAGTCGCAGATTTCGGATGAGAGTAAAGAAAATATTGGGCTGCTTAGAAACAGAGTAACTAAGATGAAATTGCTTCTTGATGGATTGTTGCGTTATGCGCGTTCAGCCAATACAAAACATCATCAGGATATTTTTTCGCCTGAAAAAATAATCAGGCAAATCACATCGGAACTACTTGGCGATAGAAAAATTTCACTAAATATCAATTCTTCAGTTTTGGAAATGAATACTGACAGGGCAGCATTGCAGCTTGTGTTGAAAGAGTTGATTCAAAATGCAATTTCTTTTAATCCTTCCGATAAGAATACCATTGATATTTCTGTTTCAGAGAAAAGCAATTCTTATGAGTTTGTTATTGCAGATAACGGACCGGGAATTAAGCCACAACAACAAAAAACAATTTTCGAACTTTTTCAAACACTTCCATCATCAGGCATGCCATCATCGGGTGTAGGTCTTAGTATAGTGAAGAAAGTGGTTGAAGAATATGGTGGAACGGTGTGGTTTTCACCAGCTGTAAAATGTGGTACTGAGGTTTGTTTTAGCTGGAAAAAATCCTGAGGTTTAAAACCCTGATTGCCGCGCTTTAATTGTACTTGCACCAACTGTAAAAAGTACAAGACTGATAGTGCTAATAGGCATTAAAATTGCTGCAAACAATGGCGAAATTGTTCCACTGACAGCAAAGGCTAATCCAACAAAATTATAGAGTAAAGAAATAATAAAGCTAACTATAATTATAGTTACAGCTGATTTGGATAACTGAATCAGTTCAGGCAGCTGACGTAAGGCAGCAGCATCCATAATAGTATCGCTTGCAGGAGTAAAGTTATTGGTATTGTCGGTAACAGAAATACCCGTGTTAGCTGCAAGCAGCGCACCGGCATCATTCAAGCCATCACCAATCATCAACACATTTTTCTTACGGTTTATTAATTCAAGAATGTAGTTTCTTTTATCTTCAGGTTTTTGATTAAATCGTAATTCGGCATTTCCCAAAAGGTTAATCAGGTTTTTTCTTTCACTTTCATTATCACCGGTAAGTACAACTAAATCGAGTTTATTGTTCAGTTTTTGCGTTATGTTATTCAATCCATCACGATAAATATTGCTGAAAACAAATTTGCCTTTTTTAAAACCATCAATATTGACAAAAACTGCCGTTGCATTTTTTTCACCTTCATTGGGCACTCCTGCCCATACAGCTGTTCCGGCTTTAATTTTTTTATTATTTACTACTGCGCATATTCCTTTACCGGTAACTTCTTCAAAATTGTTGCATGGATAATATTTATCGGAATGCAAATATTGATGCAGTAATTTACTTAAAGGATGTGATGATTGCCTGAAGAGTGATGACAGTATTTTTTTGTCCTCATCATCTAGCAGATGACCAAGATAACTTATTTCAGAAGCATTGTTCTTAGTCAGTGTTCCCGTCTTATCAAAAACAATAGTGTCGGCATCAGCAATTTTTTCGAGTACACGATAATTGCGCATGTAGATTTTATTTCTACCAAGAATGCGGAGGATGTTTCCATACGTAAACGGTGCAGATAAAGCCAATGCACAGGGACAGGCAATTACAAGTACAGCTGTAAACGCATTAATTGCTTTGTGTATGTCGGTGTTCCACCAATAGAAAGCAGCAGCTGTTGAAATGGAAAAAGTTACTACTATAAACCAACGACTGATGGCGTTCACTAACTTTTCAAACCTGCTTATATCCTGTTTATCCCAATTGCGATTCCACAGTTGTACTAAATAGCTTTGTGAAACTTCTTTCATCACCTGAAGTTCAATCATGGCACCTGTCTGTTTGCCACCGGCATAAATATATTCACCGGCTGCATGTGAAACAGGTAACGACTCACCGGTTACAAAATGATAATCTACAGAAGCATTGCCTTTTAGTAAAACACAGTCTGCCGGAATAATTTCATTGTTTCTTATCAGAATTCTGTCATTAACTTTCAAATCATTGATTTGTATTTCTTTTTCAAATCCATTTTTTAGAGACGTTACTGCTATTGGAAAGTAAGATTTAAAATCTCTGTCAAATGCTAAACTGTCAAAAGTAAAATCCTGAAACCAGCGACCAATGAGCATAAAAAAGACAAGGCCACTACCGCTGTCAAAAAATCCCGAACCGGTTTGTGTAATAATTTCAAATGCACTTCTCAAGAAAATTACTGATATACCAATAGCAATTGGCAAATCTATCGAAGTGGTTTTTTGCTTAAGTGCTTGCCATGATTTAATGAAAAATTCGTTTGCACTGTAAAAGAACACAGGTAGTGAAAGCAATAAAATCAAATAACTGAATAGTGTTTGCAGTGAAGTATCAATATTGTTTCCGGAAGAAAAATATTCAGGGAAACTAAGCATCATAATATTTCCTGAACAAAAACCGGCAACACCAATTCTGATGATTCGGCTCCGATTAACTTTTTTTGTTTTTTTCTTTTCAATAGCATCAAGTTGCAACGCAGGTTCATACCCTGTGTGCGAAAGTTTTTCTGCTATTTTTCGTAGTGAGGTTTTGTGATGATTATAAACCAAACGTAATTCTTTCCGGACAAAATCTACTCTTGAAGAAAGGACACCTTCATCGGCTTTCTGAAAATTTTCGAGCAACCAGATACAACTGCTGCAATGCATGGCAGGAATGTAAAATGTGATGATAGTTTCATTTTTATCTCTGTAACTTATCAGTTGATTTTCGATGGAAGGCTCATCTAAAAAGGCAAATCGTTTTTGAACAATGTCAGACTGTTTGGTTCCGGGATTATCATTCAGGCTGTAATAATTACACAAATTGTTTTCACGCAGAATTTCATAAACCAGCTTGCATCCGGTACAACAAAAAATTTTCTCATCGCTTGTAATAACCTGTTCATCACAGTCGTCACCACAATGATAACATTTCACCTTATTAACTGTATCTGTATTGCGCATAGCCTCCAGCCTAATTTGCCTGACAATATTACAATTGATGAAGAATGTGGGTGTTGATATTAATTCTTGGTAGGAATGACTAAAATCATTTCAGTTCTTACAATGAAATAAAATATTTGCCACATTCAACTCACTATGCAAATTAAGCAATTTTATAATCAGGGTCATTCGCAATTCAGCTATATTATTTCAAGCGGAAAAGAAGCTGTAGTTGTTGATCCTGTAAGAGACGTAGAGCACTATTTGCAATTTCTTACAGATAAGCAGCTTACTTTAAAATATATTTTCGAAACGCACATACATGCCGATTTTGTTTCCGGCCATCTGGAGCTTGCCGATAAAACCGGTGCAACCATTGTTTATGGACCGCAGGTGCGTGTGGCTTATCCTTCATACAGTGCTAGGCATAATGAGAGTTTTAATCTTGAAGGATGCAGCATTAAAGTTTTACATACACCG encodes:
- a CDS encoding M23 family metallopeptidase, producing MAKASGKERVKLSTKLRNKFRLVIMNDETLEEKASLLLSPINVVVVVGIIIITLITATTYIIAFTPLREYIPGYTDVKVKRAAIESLIRTDSLQKQVSAQDLYIQNLQNLITGQSQKTVSLDTVSVPQLYDTIKQLLHSEEDSLLRSQIESPQDYSLTLNAGTTKGSIANFYFFAPLKGAITTRFNPTEKHFGVDVVAGPDAVIKSAMDGTVVIAEWTSQAGYVIAIQHSNNMFSVYKHNSALLKKVGNVVKAGEVIAIVGNSGELSNGPHLHFELWYNGAPVDPTDYIAFE
- the mutY gene encoding A/G-specific adenine glycosylase, which codes for MNISNKLILWYVRNKRELPFRSTNDAYKIWLSEVILQQTRVEQGLPYYKRFLEVFPTVKHLAKASETEVLKLWQGLGYYSRGRNLLATAQHITKILHGNFPSNYFDLKKLKGVGDYTAAAIASIAFNEPVFAVDGNVARVLSRLFAEKTTPNSTQGKKVFQQLANSIGNKKFPGLHNQAMMELGALVCTPRNPKCEICPLHSHCLAYQQKQQLNFPIKSKKLKIKERHFCYVIIIYKDQFYIRQRNGNDIWKNLYEFPLHETKTKISSASISNFIKNYGIKKYESGRLHIHKLTHQHIHASYIVAQLDKRISLKKFPQLKAVRADDFKNNYPHPRLIEKILSENNYFNLL
- the panC gene encoding pantoate--beta-alanine ligase, coding for MKLVKDIHSLSQLINSKKQEKISIGFVPTMGALHEGHVSLIKQSLLENNFTITSIFVNPLQFNNPDDLKKYPRTLDSDIQMLELAGCNALFVPEASEVYSKDEKPLQFDLHNLANVMEGKFRPGHFTGVITIVHKLFLWIKPDFAYFGEKDFQQLAVIRKMADALHPDIVVKGCPTIRETNGLAMSSRNVRLSKSVRNDASIIYKAMQHARQLKNVMPVDEVCLKVRSMIEEVAPFKVEYVEIADAVNLQSLQQWSDSQSPRIFIAVFANDVRLIDNAAL
- a CDS encoding class I SAM-dependent methyltransferase — translated: MELLSPKNFKDYELLDSGNFEKLERFGQYITIRPEPQAVWNRQLKEADWLKKAHVKFEAKNSSSGTWKKIKEMPDRWHISYALPDEKQIRLRLALTSFKHVGVFPEQAVNWDFIYNSVKKLDIVQPKLLNLFAYTGASTLAAKAAGADIIHLDSIKQVVTWAKENMTLSGLDNIRWLVEDAMTFVKREVKRGKKYHGIILDPPAYGHGPNGENWKLEDEINEMLANVKLLLEENHFLVLNTYSLGFSSIILDNLLDEHFSKSIKRQTGEIFLQSTTGARLPLGVFARHCTV
- a CDS encoding hybrid sensor histidine kinase/response regulator; translation: MIINTSELSGRSIQTTAKVPLKILLVDDIPANLLTLEGILEDESRILIKAFSGNEALKLLMEEPIDLILLDIQMPDMDGVEVAQLLRANPKTKHIPIIFVSAIAKSERPTLEEFEIGSFDFIPKPLDIEETQKIVSIFEFGCRYKLKYREQEEKLKKLNEHLDKFLYILSHDLNAPLRAIENLVQWLEEDLQSQISDESKENIGLLRNRVTKMKLLLDGLLRYARSANTKHHQDIFSPEKIIRQITSELLGDRKISLNINSSVLEMNTDRAALQLVLKELIQNAISFNPSDKNTIDISVSEKSNSYEFVIADNGPGIKPQQQKTIFELFQTLPSSGMPSSGVGLSIVKKVVEEYGGTVWFSPAVKCGTEVCFSWKKS
- a CDS encoding heavy metal translocating P-type ATPase metal-binding domain-containing protein, which translates into the protein MRNTDTVNKVKCYHCGDDCDEQVITSDEKIFCCTGCKLVYEILRENNLCNYYSLNDNPGTKQSDIVQKRFAFLDEPSIENQLISYRDKNETIITFYIPAMHCSSCIWLLENFQKADEGVLSSRVDFVRKELRLVYNHHKTSLRKIAEKLSHTGYEPALQLDAIEKKKTKKVNRSRIIRIGVAGFCSGNIMMLSFPEYFSSGNNIDTSLQTLFSYLILLLSLPVFFYSANEFFIKSWQALKQKTTSIDLPIAIGISVIFLRSAFEIITQTGSGFFDSGSGLVFFMLIGRWFQDFTFDSLAFDRDFKSYFPIAVTSLKNGFEKEIQINDLKVNDRILIRNNEIIPADCVLLKGNASVDYHFVTGESLPVSHAAGEYIYAGGKQTGAMIELQVMKEVSQSYLVQLWNRNWDKQDISRFEKLVNAISRWFIVVTFSISTAAAFYWWNTDIHKAINAFTAVLVIACPCALALSAPFTYGNILRILGRNKIYMRNYRVLEKIADADTIVFDKTGTLTKNNASEISYLGHLLDDEDKKILSSLFRQSSHPLSKLLHQYLHSDKYYPCNNFEEVTGKGICAVVNNKKIKAGTAVWAGVPNEGEKNATAVFVNIDGFKKGKFVFSNIYRDGLNNITQKLNNKLDLVVLTGDNESERKNLINLLGNAELRFNQKPEDKRNYILELINRKKNVLMIGDGLNDAGALLAANTGISVTDNTNNFTPASDTIMDAAALRQLPELIQLSKSAVTIIIVSFIISLLYNFVGLAFAVSGTISPLFAAILMPISTISLVLFTVGASTIKARQSGF